From Gemmatimonadaceae bacterium, the proteins below share one genomic window:
- a CDS encoding PAS domain-containing protein: protein MIRRLLRQSLAARLSAAVLALSLAAIGLVATLSYQRAAAALEDRLLERLDAFADQDATSLDAWVDRQRDAIEVLARSYAPQTIADGEHPRNRAIAPFPPSLFAASEIFVLSYPGGRVLRSSRAEALDSYAVDQEYYQRGQQQTHLQPAYPSGQDGKPTMTIASPIRDPEGRLVAVLAAHLDIAELERAIFTRQSEVPIEAYLVNRNKAFVSAARFGDDAYRRGVDSEGITRALAGVNNTGLYADYRGVPVAGAFRWIPELELALLIESPQAAAFAPARQLLLSSLLVGVLAASLLSFGIVLITRRFTRPVMDVAQAATAVAAGDFTVETAPRGSDEVAELAVAFNSMTSRLRALYGELASQVRATRAALDDAQTNRAVLQDVVNSGSTLVIVTDLDGSVRLVNKRFADLTGGTASEATGRDLGSLLTNPRERALAAMMSAARDADAPVERELELGPSGNRHVWQALAFPLRHDDQSLYGIGLIATDLTERARAESDRRERDASVQQAQKLESLGIMAGGIAHDFNNLLSAILGNVDLALGSLDDPHEIQEALEQIARASRRASELTRQMLAYAGRASLRREVVDARSVFSDLLPLVRAAHSKKVRFELGPLPDPLYVELDPSQLSQVVLNLLTNAAEAIRDNEGSVRLTAGREAPPPGAAEATPIAGWVRFSVDDTGAGIPDKVRARMFDPFFSTKSSGRGLGLSAVRGIVRSLGGVLHVESTTGVGTRFDIYLPASSAELRRSGEHAVVAGPQMRGLALVIDDEEALRRVSRRTLEGMGFEVVEAADGVEGLDRAKELGDDLTFVMLDLTMPRKSGLEVLEELRQSFPELPVLIASGYDRATNANFTDDDPNRRFLQKPFGVSALREAVSQLLA from the coding sequence ATGATCCGGCGCCTGCTGCGGCAGAGCTTGGCGGCGCGTCTCTCGGCGGCCGTGCTGGCGCTCAGCCTCGCGGCCATCGGCCTCGTGGCCACGCTGTCGTACCAGCGCGCGGCAGCGGCGCTCGAGGACCGCCTGTTGGAACGCCTCGATGCCTTTGCCGACCAGGACGCCACGTCACTGGACGCCTGGGTCGACCGCCAACGTGACGCGATCGAGGTGCTCGCCCGCAGCTATGCCCCGCAGACCATCGCCGATGGCGAGCACCCGCGGAACCGCGCCATCGCGCCGTTCCCGCCGTCGCTGTTCGCCGCCTCGGAGATCTTCGTGCTGAGCTATCCGGGCGGGCGCGTCCTGCGCTCCTCGCGCGCGGAAGCGCTGGACAGCTACGCCGTGGACCAGGAGTACTACCAACGCGGACAGCAGCAGACCCACCTGCAGCCCGCGTATCCGTCGGGGCAGGACGGCAAGCCGACGATGACGATTGCCTCGCCCATTCGCGATCCGGAAGGGCGGCTGGTGGCGGTGCTTGCGGCCCATCTCGACATCGCCGAACTGGAACGCGCCATCTTCACGCGCCAGAGCGAGGTGCCGATCGAGGCATATCTCGTCAACCGCAACAAGGCCTTCGTGTCGGCCGCGCGCTTCGGCGACGATGCGTACCGGCGCGGCGTCGACTCCGAGGGCATCACGCGGGCGCTGGCCGGTGTGAACAACACGGGCCTGTATGCGGACTACCGTGGCGTCCCCGTGGCCGGTGCGTTCCGCTGGATTCCGGAGCTCGAGCTGGCACTGTTGATCGAGTCGCCGCAGGCCGCCGCCTTTGCCCCTGCGCGCCAACTGTTGCTGAGTTCACTCTTGGTCGGCGTGCTGGCCGCCAGCCTGCTGTCGTTCGGCATCGTGCTCATCACGCGGCGCTTCACGCGGCCTGTGATGGACGTGGCGCAGGCCGCGACGGCGGTGGCCGCCGGCGACTTCACGGTCGAGACCGCGCCCCGCGGCAGCGACGAGGTCGCCGAGCTCGCCGTCGCGTTCAACTCGATGACCTCGCGCCTGCGCGCCCTCTACGGTGAGTTGGCGTCGCAGGTGCGCGCCACGCGCGCGGCGCTCGACGACGCGCAGACGAATCGCGCCGTGCTGCAGGACGTCGTGAACAGCGGCAGTACACTGGTCATCGTGACGGACCTCGACGGCAGTGTCCGGCTGGTGAACAAGCGCTTTGCCGACCTCACCGGCGGCACGGCGAGCGAGGCGACAGGCCGCGACCTGGGTTCCCTGCTCACCAACCCACGCGAGCGCGCCCTCGCCGCGATGATGTCGGCCGCGCGAGACGCCGACGCGCCAGTGGAACGCGAGCTTGAGCTCGGCCCCAGCGGCAATCGCCACGTGTGGCAGGCGCTGGCCTTCCCGCTGCGCCACGACGACCAGTCGCTCTACGGCATCGGCCTCATCGCCACCGACCTGACCGAGCGCGCGCGCGCCGAGTCGGACCGCCGCGAACGGGACGCCAGCGTGCAGCAAGCGCAGAAGCTCGAAAGCCTCGGGATCATGGCCGGCGGCATCGCGCACGACTTCAACAACCTGCTCAGCGCCATCCTCGGGAACGTGGACCTCGCGTTGGGTTCGCTCGACGATCCGCACGAGATCCAGGAGGCCCTCGAGCAGATCGCGCGGGCGTCGCGCCGTGCCTCCGAGCTGACGCGGCAGATGCTCGCCTACGCGGGCCGTGCCAGCCTGCGTCGCGAAGTCGTCGACGCACGATCGGTCTTCAGCGATCTCCTGCCCTTGGTACGCGCCGCGCACTCGAAGAAGGTGCGCTTCGAGCTCGGCCCGCTGCCGGACCCACTCTACGTCGAGCTGGACCCCTCGCAGCTCTCGCAGGTGGTGCTCAACCTGCTCACCAACGCCGCCGAGGCCATCAGGGACAACGAGGGGTCCGTGCGGCTCACGGCCGGCCGCGAGGCGCCGCCACCGGGCGCTGCCGAGGCGACCCCGATTGCTGGATGGGTGCGCTTCTCGGTGGACGACACCGGCGCCGGCATTCCGGACAAGGTGCGTGCGCGGATGTTCGATCCGTTCTTCTCGACGAAGTCGTCGGGCCGTGGCCTCGGGCTCAGCGCGGTCCGCGGCATCGTACGCTCCTTGGGTGGCGTTCTGCACGTGGAGTCGACCACCGGCGTGGGCACGCGGTTCGACATCTACCTGCCGGCCTCAAGCGCGGAGCTGCGGCGTAGCGGCGAGCACGCCGTCGTCGCCGGCCCGCAGATGCGCGGCCTGGCGCTGGTCATCGACGACGAGGAGGCCCTGCGCCGCGTGTCACGCCGCACGCTCGAAGGCATGGGCTTCGAAGTCGTCGAGGCCGCAGACGGCGTCGAAGGCCTCGACCGCGCCAAGGAACTCGGCGACGACCTCACGTTCGTGATGCTCGACCTCACGATGCCACGCAAGAGCGGGCTGGAAGTCCTGGAGGAGCTGCGGCAGAGCTTCCCGGAGTTGCCCGTGTTGATTGCGAGCGGCTACGACCGCGCCACCAACGCAAACTTCACGGACGACGACCCGAATCGCCGCTTCCTGCAGAAGCCCTTCGGCGTCAGTGCGCTGCGGGAGGCCGTCTCCCAGCTCCTGGCCTAA
- a CDS encoding zf-HC2 domain-containing protein, which produces MTECTNETLRDRLPALAQDALGAADAAAVRAHIADCPACAAEFSVIGAARAVYAAATPTVDSAAILRALPAPPRGELRVLRPAAARPRWRPSRSFLAAAASLTLVATLSLTVLRPIFDTAPGVSPTAGLDSGAVDAPVAVATLAASVATAPSVLAGGTDLSELGVDELTALLAELEEMEATIAADPVTWREPVANLPGGN; this is translated from the coding sequence ATGACTGAGTGCACGAACGAAACCCTGCGGGACCGACTGCCCGCCCTGGCGCAGGATGCGCTTGGGGCGGCGGACGCGGCGGCGGTTCGCGCGCACATCGCCGACTGCCCCGCCTGTGCCGCGGAGTTCTCCGTGATTGGCGCGGCCCGCGCGGTCTATGCCGCGGCGACGCCGACGGTGGATTCCGCCGCCATCCTGCGGGCCCTGCCGGCGCCTCCTCGTGGTGAGCTGCGCGTGCTGCGCCCCGCCGCCGCGCGACCGCGCTGGCGGCCCTCGCGCTCCTTCCTTGCCGCGGCCGCGTCGCTCACGCTGGTGGCGACGCTCTCGCTGACCGTCTTGCGTCCGATCTTCGACACGGCACCGGGCGTCTCGCCGACCGCAGGTCTCGACAGCGGGGCGGTGGATGCACCGGTGGCCGTGGCGACGCTGGCCGCCTCCGTGGCGACGGCGCCGAGCGTGCTGGCCGGCGGCACCGACCTGTCGGAACTCGGCGTGGATGAACTCACGGCGCTGTTGGCCGAGCTCGAGGAGATGGAGGCAACCATTGCCGCCGATCCCGTCACCTGGCGGGAGCCAGTGGCGAACCTCCCGGGAGGAAACTGA
- a CDS encoding RNA polymerase sigma factor — protein sequence MPLPDPSHEATDAELIARWQSGDQRAAAVLVERHATPLARFAASLGVRDEVDELVQDTFVRAFQSLDSFRADSSLRTWLFTICKRLMLDRRRAERRRRDVVEVDERDAATEYDALDALVGDEMARRVQDAVNALTPLQREVFGLRVNEGLAYAEIAEVVGSTEGSCRVHYHNAIRAIKEHLGND from the coding sequence ATGCCCTTGCCCGACCCCAGCCACGAAGCGACCGACGCGGAGTTGATCGCCCGATGGCAGTCGGGGGACCAGCGGGCCGCGGCTGTGCTCGTAGAGCGTCACGCGACGCCGCTGGCCCGTTTTGCGGCCAGCCTCGGCGTCCGGGACGAAGTCGATGAGTTGGTGCAGGACACGTTCGTGCGGGCCTTCCAGTCGCTGGACAGTTTTCGGGCCGACAGTTCATTGCGGACCTGGCTCTTCACGATCTGCAAGCGCCTGATGCTGGACCGGCGTCGGGCCGAGCGACGACGACGCGACGTGGTCGAGGTGGACGAGCGGGATGCGGCAACGGAGTACGACGCGCTGGATGCGCTGGTGGGAGACGAGATGGCGCGGCGGGTGCAGGACGCGGTGAATGCACTGACGCCGCTGCAACGTGAGGTGTTTGGTTTGCGGGTGAATGAAGGCTTGGCCTACGCGGAGATCGCGGAGGTGGTGGGCAGTACGGAAGGGTCCTGTCGGGTGCATTACCACAATGCGATCCGGGCCATCAAGGAGCATCTAGGCAATGACTGA
- a CDS encoding glycerophosphodiester phosphodiesterase, protein MSVGRMEGTDVKIWPVPRPEIIAHRGASREAPENSLAAFQRAADLGADGVELDVYLHPDGVLRVHHDPIAEDVLSEHASPDGLRAPAPPTLDEALTLLRDAGLTAYCELKGPHTAIPTLELIRRAGGPAAVHAFDHRKIAEARGHAPEVPRGVLEVSYPIHPLQALSAVEGRDLWRQWPFVDAALVQAAHAAGCRVVAWTVNDPAVMRGFADIGVDAICTDDPALAIQVLGP, encoded by the coding sequence GTGTCCGTGGGACGGATGGAAGGGACGGACGTTAAGATATGGCCCGTGCCACGTCCCGAAATCATTGCCCACCGCGGCGCCTCCCGCGAGGCCCCGGAGAACTCCCTCGCGGCATTCCAGCGTGCCGCCGACCTGGGGGCCGACGGCGTCGAATTGGATGTCTACCTGCATCCGGACGGCGTGCTGCGCGTGCACCACGACCCCATCGCCGAGGACGTCCTCTCGGAGCACGCCTCCCCTGACGGCCTCCGAGCCCCTGCTCCACCGACGCTCGACGAGGCCTTGACCCTGCTGCGCGACGCCGGCCTCACGGCCTACTGTGAGCTCAAGGGGCCGCACACGGCGATTCCGACGCTTGAGCTCATCCGCCGCGCTGGCGGCCCCGCGGCCGTCCACGCGTTCGACCACCGGAAGATTGCCGAGGCGCGCGGCCACGCCCCCGAGGTGCCGCGTGGGGTGCTCGAGGTGAGCTACCCGATCCATCCGCTGCAGGCGCTGAGCGCCGTCGAAGGCCGTGACCTCTGGCGCCAGTGGCCCTTTGTCGACGCAGCGTTGGTTCAGGCGGCGCACGCCGCGGGCTGCCGGGTGGTCGCCTGGACGGTCAACGACCCCGCAGTGATGCGCGGCTTCGCCGACATCGGCGTGGACGCGATCTGCACGGACGATCCCGCGCTCGCCATCCAGGTGCTGGGGCCGTAA
- a CDS encoding amidohydrolase produces the protein MRFVRSALALVVAGCATAPAAQRPTPSGAAPSATAATTTPPGAYSRPNADPFPSTYRPFASRTTLIRNVHIFTGVGPLMRNASILLQDGKVAAIGSNVTAPTDAVVIDGQGKYVTPGLIDTHSHLGVYPAPGGPAHDDGNELTNPVTGYVWAEHSVWPQDPQFPRVLAGGTTTIQVLPGSGNLIGGRSVTLKVVPGRSVQDQKFPGAPYGLKMACGENPKRVYASRGPATRMGNVAGYRNAWIAADRYRRTWDKWLEKQEGDPPPRDLNLETLAEVLRGNILVNNHCYQADEMLVMIGIAKEFGYQIRSFHHGVEAYKIADVLAREGISASIWSDWGGFKMEALDGIKENVALTHLAGVRAVVHSDDPSYSQRLNQEAAKSLAAGRRVGLQISDEDAIRWITLNPAWALGIDDKVGSLEVGKNADVVLWSGHPLSVYSRAERVWIDGAQMYDRNDPRQQWRTDFELGYVPTAGGNR, from the coding sequence ATGCGATTCGTTCGATCAGCGCTGGCACTCGTGGTCGCAGGATGTGCCACGGCGCCCGCCGCCCAACGCCCAACACCGAGCGGCGCCGCGCCTTCTGCCACCGCCGCGACTACGACCCCGCCGGGCGCCTACTCGCGCCCGAACGCGGACCCCTTCCCCAGCACGTACCGGCCGTTCGCCTCGCGGACGACGCTGATCCGCAACGTGCACATCTTCACCGGCGTCGGCCCGCTGATGCGCAACGCGTCCATCCTGCTGCAGGATGGCAAGGTCGCGGCCATCGGCAGCAACGTGACCGCCCCGACGGACGCCGTGGTGATCGACGGACAGGGCAAGTACGTCACCCCAGGGCTGATCGACACGCACTCGCATCTGGGTGTGTATCCGGCGCCCGGGGGGCCGGCCCACGACGATGGCAACGAACTCACGAATCCGGTGACGGGCTACGTCTGGGCCGAACACTCGGTCTGGCCGCAGGACCCGCAGTTCCCGCGTGTGCTCGCGGGCGGCACCACCACGATCCAGGTGCTGCCGGGCTCCGGCAATCTCATCGGCGGCCGCAGCGTCACGCTCAAGGTGGTGCCGGGCCGCTCGGTGCAGGACCAGAAGTTCCCGGGCGCGCCGTACGGGCTCAAGATGGCCTGCGGCGAGAATCCCAAGCGCGTCTACGCCAGCCGCGGGCCGGCCACGCGGATGGGCAACGTCGCCGGTTACCGCAACGCCTGGATCGCCGCCGACCGCTACCGCCGGACCTGGGACAAGTGGTTGGAGAAGCAGGAAGGCGATCCACCGCCGCGTGACCTCAACCTCGAGACGCTCGCCGAGGTGCTGCGCGGCAACATCCTGGTCAACAATCACTGCTACCAGGCCGACGAGATGCTGGTGATGATCGGCATCGCCAAGGAGTTCGGCTATCAGATCCGCTCCTTCCATCACGGGGTGGAGGCGTACAAGATCGCCGACGTGCTGGCGCGCGAGGGAATCTCGGCCAGCATCTGGTCCGACTGGGGCGGATTCAAGATGGAGGCCCTCGACGGCATCAAGGAGAACGTCGCGTTGACGCACCTCGCCGGCGTGCGCGCCGTGGTGCACTCGGACGACCCCTCGTACTCGCAGCGCCTGAATCAGGAGGCCGCGAAGTCGCTGGCCGCCGGCCGGCGCGTCGGGCTGCAGATCAGCGACGAGGACGCCATCCGCTGGATCACGCTGAATCCGGCCTGGGCGCTGGGCATCGACGACAAGGTCGGCTCGCTGGAAGTCGGCAAGAATGCGGATGTCGTGCTTTGGAGCGGCCACCCGTTGAGCGTGTATTCGCGCGCCGAGCGCGTGTGGATCGATGGCGCGCAGATGTACGACCGCAACGATCCGCGCCAGCAGTGGCGCACGGACTTCGAACTCGGCTACGTGCCGACCGCCGGGGGGAACCGCTGA
- a CDS encoding amidohydrolase family protein, whose product MRAHSKWRRAALTFLAATAPVAMGAQTVAITGGTVYPVSGPKIDNGTVLIRDGRVVAVGANVQIPSDAQRVDARGKWVTPGFINSATTLGLSEAGSPQFSGGYNDVGARGEHGIAASFEAWRGINPANTYIGPSRAEGVTSVVVFGNGGMLSGKSALLDLVEARQVGEMVRKAPNAMLGTFANPGSGNTNSRGEFWARWRSLMNDVRAYQSRRAAYENGGTREFMARQQDMEALIPVLAGELPLVLEVDRSSDILEALAFAREFGIRLWLGGAAEGWMVAPEIAAARVPVFVGAMNNIPGDFSSLGSRQENAALLRQAGATVILIGNGPGDPNSFNVRNIRQEAGNAVAYGMSWEDALRAITLVPAEVMGVADRIGSIAAGRDANLVIWSGDPFEFSSVAERVWVQGKEATQPSRQQQLFERYRTLPGGPYRP is encoded by the coding sequence ATGCGCGCCCACTCGAAGTGGCGCCGTGCGGCGCTCACGTTCCTCGCCGCCACCGCCCCCGTGGCGATGGGGGCCCAGACAGTCGCCATCACCGGCGGCACCGTGTATCCGGTCAGCGGCCCGAAGATCGACAACGGCACCGTACTCATCCGCGACGGACGCGTGGTGGCTGTCGGGGCCAATGTGCAGATCCCCTCCGACGCGCAACGCGTGGACGCGCGGGGCAAGTGGGTGACGCCCGGATTTATCAACAGCGCCACCACGCTCGGCCTCTCCGAGGCGGGCAGTCCGCAGTTCTCGGGCGGCTACAACGATGTGGGGGCGCGCGGAGAGCACGGCATCGCCGCGTCGTTCGAGGCCTGGCGCGGCATCAATCCCGCCAACACGTACATCGGACCGTCTCGCGCCGAGGGCGTGACCAGCGTCGTCGTGTTTGGCAATGGCGGGATGCTGAGTGGCAAGTCGGCGCTGCTGGACCTGGTCGAGGCTCGCCAGGTCGGCGAGATGGTCCGCAAGGCACCGAACGCGATGCTGGGCACGTTCGCAAATCCCGGCAGCGGCAACACGAACTCGCGCGGTGAGTTCTGGGCCCGCTGGCGCAGCCTGATGAACGACGTGCGTGCATACCAGTCGCGGCGGGCCGCGTACGAGAATGGCGGCACGCGCGAGTTCATGGCCCGCCAGCAGGACATGGAGGCGCTGATTCCGGTGCTCGCCGGTGAGCTTCCCCTGGTGCTCGAGGTGGATCGTTCCTCGGACATCCTCGAGGCGCTGGCCTTTGCCCGCGAGTTCGGCATCCGACTCTGGCTTGGCGGCGCCGCCGAGGGCTGGATGGTCGCGCCGGAGATCGCCGCGGCGCGCGTGCCGGTCTTCGTCGGGGCGATGAACAACATCCCCGGCGACTTCTCCTCGCTCGGCAGCCGCCAGGAGAACGCGGCCCTGCTCCGCCAGGCCGGCGCGACCGTGATCCTGATTGGGAACGGCCCCGGTGACCCGAACTCGTTCAACGTCCGCAACATCCGCCAGGAGGCGGGCAACGCGGTGGCCTACGGCATGAGCTGGGAGGATGCCCTGCGTGCGATCACCTTGGTCCCCGCCGAGGTGATGGGCGTCGCCGACCGCATTGGCTCGATCGCCGCTGGCCGGGATGCGAATCTGGTGATCTGGTCGGGTGATCCGTTCGAGTTCAGCTCGGTGGCGGAGCGCGTGTGGGTCCAGGGCAAGGAAGCCACGCAGCCATCGCGGCAGCAGCAACTCTTTGAGCGGTATCGGACGCTGCCGGGAGGGCCGTATCGGCCGTAG
- the rpmA gene encoding 50S ribosomal protein L27 yields MAHKKGVGSSRNGRDSNPQYRGVKKFGGEQVIAGNIIIRQCGTKYHPGNNVGMGTDYTIYSLIDGVVKFEHKSKSRYKVSVYAAS; encoded by the coding sequence ATGGCACACAAGAAGGGCGTAGGCTCCTCGCGCAACGGGCGCGACTCGAACCCGCAGTACCGCGGCGTGAAGAAGTTCGGCGGCGAGCAGGTCATCGCCGGCAACATCATCATCCGTCAGTGCGGCACCAAGTACCACCCCGGCAACAACGTCGGGATGGGCACGGACTACACGATCTACTCGCTGATCGACGGCGTGGTGAAGTTCGAGCACAAGTCCAAGAGCCGCTACAAGGTCTCGGTCTACGCGGCGTCGTAA
- the rplU gene encoding 50S ribosomal protein L21: MSYAIFRSGGKQFRAEKGSTLRLPTLPGDAGATVEFNDVLLGSDGNAVKVGVPTLKGASVTAEIVKHGLGDKIIVFKFKRRKNYARKQGHRQGFTEVRIRDIHLG; the protein is encoded by the coding sequence ATGTCGTACGCCATCTTCCGCTCCGGCGGTAAGCAGTTCCGCGCCGAGAAGGGCAGCACGCTGCGCCTTCCCACCCTTCCGGGTGATGCCGGCGCCACGGTCGAGTTCAACGATGTCCTCCTGGGCTCCGACGGCAACGCCGTGAAGGTCGGCGTGCCGACGCTCAAGGGCGCCTCGGTCACCGCCGAGATCGTCAAGCACGGGCTCGGCGACAAGATCATCGTCTTCAAGTTCAAGCGCCGCAAGAACTACGCGCGCAAGCAGGGTCATCGGCAGGGCTTCACCGAAGTCCGCATCCGCGACATCCACCTCGGCTAA
- a CDS encoding Rne/Rng family ribonuclease — protein MKREILISATQREVRVAILEDEQLVELQVDRPENKRMVGDIYLGKVEAVQPGLQAAFVAIGTEKSAFLHNSDLAYDEDGDDDEDDDAVDEAATAEAEVAEAVASGEGVEADDKDEKEGKDGAGKPKGGRGRGRGGRRRRKEPPQIQDVLKRGQSVVVQVSKEPISTKGPRVTAQVSLAGRFLVYMPFASRRVGVSRKIGERAQRQKLREQVESVLPKDAGGVIVRTVSEGVTQETFKRELDTLIGQWNRINKKQKFVGNPPKLLHRETSLTRGIIRDLFSAKVDRLTVDSKQVYNEIVEYLSGIAPELVERVHLHEEKQGLFDKEGIETEIRDLFKRRCDLPSGGYLIIEPTEALVSIDVNSGRFTGKKDPEKTVTKTNIEAAREIARQLRLRDVGGIIVCDFIDMESKANRDRVLQELRTHLGRDRARTKAYAVSDLGLIEMTRQRVRQSHFHAMTEACPICNGTGRVFTAETIVRRMERAVKRLASEGRREGIVVKFYPDTAMYVLEEEKELIKRLEKSVGFTVEMRDDPLLKPDEFKLVVKGAGRDITSQYAVA, from the coding sequence ATGAAGCGCGAGATCCTGATTTCGGCGACGCAACGCGAAGTGCGCGTCGCAATCCTCGAGGACGAACAGCTCGTTGAACTGCAGGTCGACCGTCCGGAGAACAAGCGGATGGTCGGCGATATCTATCTCGGCAAGGTCGAAGCGGTGCAGCCCGGGCTGCAAGCCGCCTTCGTGGCCATCGGCACCGAGAAGAGCGCGTTCCTCCACAACTCCGACCTCGCCTACGATGAGGACGGGGACGACGACGAGGACGACGACGCCGTCGACGAGGCGGCCACCGCCGAGGCCGAGGTCGCGGAGGCCGTGGCCAGCGGCGAGGGCGTCGAGGCCGACGACAAGGATGAGAAGGAGGGGAAGGACGGCGCCGGCAAGCCCAAGGGCGGGAGGGGCCGTGGGCGTGGTGGCCGCCGCCGACGCAAGGAGCCGCCGCAGATCCAGGACGTCCTCAAGCGCGGCCAGAGCGTCGTGGTGCAGGTGAGCAAGGAGCCCATCTCCACCAAGGGCCCGCGCGTCACGGCGCAGGTGTCGCTGGCCGGACGCTTCCTCGTCTACATGCCCTTCGCCTCGCGTCGCGTCGGCGTCAGCCGCAAGATCGGCGAGCGGGCCCAGCGCCAGAAGCTGCGCGAGCAGGTGGAGTCGGTGCTGCCCAAGGATGCGGGCGGCGTCATCGTGCGCACCGTGTCCGAGGGCGTCACGCAGGAGACCTTCAAGCGCGAGCTCGACACCTTGATCGGGCAGTGGAACCGCATCAACAAGAAGCAGAAGTTCGTGGGCAACCCGCCCAAGCTCCTGCACCGCGAGACCTCGCTCACGCGCGGCATCATCCGTGACCTGTTCTCCGCCAAGGTCGACCGCCTCACGGTGGACTCCAAGCAGGTCTACAATGAGATCGTCGAGTACCTCAGCGGCATCGCGCCGGAGCTGGTGGAGCGGGTGCACCTCCACGAGGAGAAGCAGGGCCTGTTCGACAAGGAAGGCATCGAGACGGAGATCCGAGACCTCTTCAAGCGCCGCTGCGACCTGCCGAGCGGTGGCTATCTCATCATCGAGCCGACGGAGGCCTTGGTCTCGATCGATGTGAACTCGGGCCGCTTCACGGGCAAGAAGGATCCCGAGAAGACGGTCACCAAGACCAACATCGAGGCCGCCCGCGAGATCGCCCGCCAGCTGCGCCTGCGCGACGTGGGCGGCATCATCGTCTGTGACTTCATCGATATGGAGTCCAAGGCCAATCGCGACCGCGTGCTGCAGGAGCTGCGTACGCATCTGGGCCGCGACCGCGCGCGTACCAAGGCCTACGCGGTCAGTGACCTCGGCTTGATTGAGATGACGCGCCAGCGCGTGCGGCAGAGTCATTTCCACGCCATGACCGAGGCCTGCCCGATCTGCAACGGCACGGGCCGCGTGTTCACGGCGGAGACGATCGTGCGGCGGATGGAGCGGGCGGTGAAGCGACTCGCCAGCGAGGGCCGGCGCGAGGGCATCGTCGTGAAGTTCTATCCCGACACGGCGATGTACGTGCTCGAGGAGGAGAAGGAGCTCATCAAGCGCCTCGAGAAGTCGGTGGGCTTTACGGTCGAGATGCGCGACGACCCGCTGCTCAAGCCTGATGAGTTCAAGCTGGTCGTGAAGGGCGCCGGCCGGGACATCACCAGCCAGTACGCGGTGGCCTAG
- a CDS encoding acyl-CoA dehydrogenase, with protein MHDALYFQEHHLATREMVREFAQTEVAPVARHFDDTQEFPWENVKKMAELGLLGIPWSEELGGAGLDTLSFMIAIEELARVCASHSITISAHTTLGTSPIVNFGSKEQVARYVPHLAAGRVLGGFGLTEPNAGSDAGGTQTTAVKKGAKYVLNGSKRFITHAGVGEVFVVTAVTDPAQGTKGISSFILTKDTCDLESAARVGMGHETSLGAMPGFRAGKKEDKLGWRASDTRELIFEDVEVPAENLLGEEGRGFINFMKTLDAGRVGIAALSLGVAQGAFEEALKYTTERKQFGKRIAEFQGVHFQLSDMATELEAARHLVYHAAWLSQNGHPFSKEAAMAKLFASELAMRNTIKAIQLHGGYGYTKDYPVERMMRDAKIGEIGEGTSEVQRMVIARQLIADLGRH; from the coding sequence ATGCACGACGCGCTCTATTTCCAGGAGCACCACCTCGCCACGCGCGAGATGGTGCGTGAGTTTGCCCAGACCGAGGTCGCGCCCGTGGCGCGGCACTTCGACGACACCCAGGAGTTCCCCTGGGAGAACGTGAAGAAGATGGCCGAGCTCGGCCTGCTCGGCATTCCGTGGTCCGAGGAGCTCGGCGGCGCCGGCCTCGACACGCTGAGCTTCATGATCGCCATCGAGGAGCTCGCCCGCGTCTGCGCCTCGCACTCGATCACCATATCCGCGCACACGACGCTCGGCACCTCGCCCATCGTGAACTTCGGTTCAAAGGAGCAAGTGGCGCGCTATGTGCCGCACCTCGCCGCCGGTCGCGTGCTCGGCGGCTTCGGGCTCACAGAGCCCAATGCGGGCTCCGACGCGGGCGGTACGCAGACAACCGCCGTGAAGAAGGGTGCCAAGTACGTGCTCAACGGCAGCAAGCGCTTCATCACGCACGCCGGGGTCGGCGAGGTCTTTGTCGTGACCGCGGTGACAGACCCGGCGCAGGGCACCAAAGGCATCTCCAGCTTCATCCTCACCAAGGACACCTGCGATCTTGAGTCGGCGGCGCGGGTCGGCATGGGACACGAGACCTCCCTCGGCGCGATGCCCGGATTCCGCGCCGGCAAGAAGGAGGACAAGCTCGGCTGGCGGGCCAGCGATACCCGCGAGTTGATCTTCGAAGACGTCGAGGTGCCCGCCGAGAACCTGCTTGGCGAGGAGGGTAGGGGCTTCATCAACTTCATGAAGACGCTCGATGCCGGTCGCGTCGGCATCGCGGCACTCTCGCTGGGCGTGGCGCAGGGCGCGTTCGAGGAGGCGCTCAAGTACACGACCGAGCGCAAGCAGTTTGGGAAGCGCATCGCCGAGTTTCAGGGGGTGCACTTCCAGCTCTCCGACATGGCGACCGAGCTCGAGGCGGCGCGACACCTCGTGTACCACGCCGCCTGGCTCAGCCAGAACGGACATCCGTTCAGCAAGGAAGCGGCGATGGCCAAACTCTTCGCCTCCGAGCTCGCCATGCGGAACACGATCAAGGCCATCCAGCTGCACGGTGGCTACGGCTACACCAAGGACTATCCCGTCGAGCGGATGATGCGCGACGCCAAGATCGGCGAGATCGGGGAGGGGACGTCCGAGGTGCAGCGGATGGTGATCGCGCGGCAGCTGATCGCTGACCTAGGCCGGCACTAG